TCGCCAGCGCGGCTTCGTCGCGGAGGACCTCCAGCGCGCGCAGCGAGAGCCAGGCCGCCCCGTGGGCGGTATCACCGGCGACCGTCTCGACGGTCGGTCGCACCCGGTCGTAGGAACGCCAGAGGTCTGGGACCGTCTCCCGGCGGCGGAGCGCCGTGGGCGGGACCCACTCGAACTCCGCGGTCTCCTCGTTCGGGTCGACGGCCCGGGCGTCGCAATCGAAGAGATAGGGGTGGACGACCCAGCGCCGGCCGAGGCCGTCGTCGACGACTTCGAAGGGGTCGCCCCGCCGGACCAGGGCAGTCTCGGCGTCGGGGTCGATCCCGGTCTCCTCGCGGATCTCCTCGCGCGCGGCGGCGTCGGGGGCGCCCTCGATCGCGGGTCGCTCCGAGCCGCTCGCTCCCCGCTCGCGTGGGCGAGACGCCTCCTGCGGTCGCGTCTCGCCATCGGCGTGGCCCGCCACGGCGCCCCACCGCCCGCTGTAGGAGCCGACCGCGTCGCTCCGGCGGAGGAGGAGCACGTCCCCGCCGTTGCGGAGGAAGACCGTCACGACGTGGGTCTCCGCGGGTTCGTCGTCCCCTCGCTCGGCGGCCGCTTCGTCGTAATCGGTCATCGGTCCGACGTTGGACCGCGGGTCGTATCAGCGGCGGGGTCGCCGCGAGCGCGGACGCCGGGCGGTGCGACCGGCGCGGTCCGCGAGGGGAACCGACTTGCGTGCCCCGGCCGAACTCGCCCCCATGGAACTCGCCGTCATCAGCGACACGCACATCCCCTCGCGGGCCCGCGGGATCCCCGACGCGTTCCGCGAGCGGATCCGCGCGGCCGACCACGTCGTCCACGCCGGCGACTTCGACTCGGAGGGGACGCTCGCCGACGTTCGGGACCTGGCGCCGGAGCTGACCGCCGTCGCCGGCAACACCGACCCCCGGGTCGGCCTGCCCGAGCGGGTAACCGTCGAGTTCGGCGGCGTCACCTTCGTCGTCCTCCACGGCACCGGCCCCAAGCGCGACTGGGATGACCGCGTCGCGGCCGCCGTCCGCGAGGAGGCCGACGAACCGCGCGTGGGCGTCGCCGGCCACACGCACCGGGTTTTCGACCGGGAGGTCGGTGGCGTTCGCGTCCTGAACCCCGGGAGCGCGACGGGTGCCGCGCCGGCCGACCGGGCGACGATGCTGACCGTCGAGGCGGCCGACGGCGACCTCGACGTGACCGTCCGCGAGGCCTGATCGGGGTAGATACGATGGGGAGAATCAGAGCGCGTCGGTGGCGGCGTCGAACAGCGCGTCGCGGATCTCGCGGTCGGCCCCGAACACCGTGAGCGGCCCCTCGGCGCGAGCGACCGCGCCGGCCTCCAGGGCGAGCAGCGACCCGGCGACCTGCTCGCGCTCGGCGGGGTAGTAACAGACGAACCCCTCCAGTTTCCCGCGGGCGAGCAGCCCCCAGTAGACCACCGGCGCCCACGTCTGGACGGTCCGTTTGGGCACCTCGGCGACCGCGTCGGCGACGGCGTCCCACTCGCGGCGCTCGGCGCCGCCCGAGACGACTTCCGGTCCGATTATCATCGCGACCGTCGCCTTCTCCGGCGGGAGCGTCGTCCCGTCGGTCACCTCGGCAGTGGCGCCGTTGTACCGGACGCCGTTGCCGCGCTCGGCGACGTAGGTGTCGTCGAGGACCGGCACGTGGACCGCGGTGGCGACGGGCTCGTTCTCCGGGCCGCCCCGGCCGGTCCGCTCGCAGGCCGTCGCGGCGACGCCGAAGGTGGGGATGCCGGCGGCGAAGTTGTTCGTCCCGTCGAGGGCGTCGACCACCCAGCGGTACTCGCCGTCGCCGTCGTAGTCGCCCGACTCCTCGGCGGAGATCCGGTGATCGGGGTGTTCGTCGGCGATGGCGTCGAGGACGCGCCGCTCGGCCTCGCGGTCGGCCTCGGCTTTCACGTCCTTCGCGGTGTAGTCGGCCGGCGTGCCGCCGTTCTCGAAGGCCTCGCGGAGGTAGGCGCCGCCGGCCTCGACCGCCCGGACGGCCGTGTCGGCCAGCGTCGCGGCGTCGGCTGCGGGGTCGTCGGGCATAGGCTGGCCTGTGCAGCGGTGGCCTACCAGGGTTTCGGATCGGCGTCCGTCACCGACCCGGGCGAGCCCTGCTCGTAGCGGGGCGCTTTTGGCCGGCCACCACCCAGAGCGGGTATGGAACTGTTCGCGGTCGACGGGCTCCCCGAGGTGCGCCCCGGCGACGACGTGGGCGAACTCGTCGCCGAGCGCGTCGACCTCCGAGAGGGCGACGTGGTCTGTGTCTCCCACTCGATCGTCTCGAAGGCCGAAGGCCGCGGCGCCGACCTCGACGAGTTCGACCCCGACCCGCGGGCGCGAGCCATCGCCGAGCGCATCGGCGAACTCGCCGGCGAGGAGAAAGACCCCCGCTTCGCCCAGGCGGTCCTCGAAGAGAGCGCGGAACTGCTGACCGAGGAGCCGCTCATGCTCGCCGTGACCCGGTTCGGCCACATCTCCGTCAACGCCGGCATCGACCGCTCGAACGTCCCCGGCTCCGATCTACTCCTGCTCCCCGAGGACCCCTCCGCCAGCGCCGAACGGATCTCGGCGACCCTGGACGCGCCGGTCGTCGTCACCGACACGTCGGGGCGACCGTTCCGCCAGGGCCAGCGCGGCGTCGCCCTCGGCTGGGCGGGGCTGCCCGCGGCCCGCGACTGGCGCGGCGAATCGGACCGGGACGGCCGCGAACTCGGCGTCACCGTCGAGGCCGTCGTCGACGAACTCGCCGCCGCCGCGAACCTCCTGACCGGCGAGGGCGACGACGGCCTCCCCGTCGTCGTGATTCGAGACTTCGAGTTCGGCGACCACGAGCCCCACGACGGCCTCTTCCGGTCGCCCGAGGGCGACTACGTCCGCGACGCGCTGCGGGAGTGGGAGTACGACAAACAGCGACTGCGAGAGAACTCCGAATGAGAGCGATAGAACTCACGCCGGAGCGGCCGGTTTCGACGATGGCACAGCTGGGCGCGACCGCGGAGTCGGTCGGTTTCGACGCCGCGTTCGTCAGCCACCACTACAACAACCGCGACCAGTTTTCGGCGCTCACGGCGATCGCCGGCGAGACCGACGGGATCGACGTGGGCCCGGGCGTCGCCAACCCCTACGAGACCCACCCCGTGACGCTCGCCTCGCGGATGGCCACGCTCGACGAGTACAGCGGCGGCCGCGGCGTCTTCGGCGTCGGCCCCGGCGACGCCTCGACGCTCGCCAACCTCGGCATCGACCCCGACAGCCCGCTCCGGCGAGTGCTGGAGACGTTCAAAGTCGCCCAGCGCCTCTGGGACGGCGAGCGCGTCGACCACGACGGCACCTTCGAGGCCGACGACGCCGGCCTCAACTACGACGCCGGCTCGATCCCCGTCTACGTCGGCGCACAGGGCCCGCACATGACCCGCATGGCCGCCAAACACGCCGACGGCGTCCTCTACAACGGGGCCCACCCCCGCGACTACGCGTGGGCCAGCGAGCGCGTCGCCGAGGGGCTGGGCGAGCGGCCCGACGGTCGCGGCGACTTCGACTTCGCCGCCTACGCCTCGGTCAGTGTGGCCGAAGACGGCGACGCCGCCCGCGAGGAGGCGCGCTTCCCCGTCGCGTTCGTCGCCGGCGGCGCGCCCCCGCCGGTGCTCGAACGCCACGACATCGACCGCGAAGCCGCGAGCGAAGTGGGTGATGCCGTCTCTGCCGGCGAGTTCCGCGAGGCCGCCGGCAAAGTGACCGACGCGATGCTCGACGCCTTCTGCATCGCCGGCTCGCCGGAGGAAGTCGCGGACGACATCGACGCCGTGCTGGAGTACGCCGACAGCTTCGTCGCCGCGTCGCCGCTCGGTCCCGACGCGGAGCGAGCGATCGAGTTGCTCGGCGGGATGGACTGAACCGCGAGAATAGCGGGCGGCCGCGACGGGTTATCGCGCTTCCGGCGGCGGCGAACTCGCGCCGGTGAACAGCGAGAAGAACGCGCCCAGCGAGAGGTAGCCGAACACCG
The window above is part of the Halosimplex rubrum genome. Proteins encoded here:
- a CDS encoding metallophosphoesterase family protein, with the translated sequence MELAVISDTHIPSRARGIPDAFRERIRAADHVVHAGDFDSEGTLADVRDLAPELTAVAGNTDPRVGLPERVTVEFGGVTFVVLHGTGPKRDWDDRVAAAVREEADEPRVGVAGHTHRVFDREVGGVRVLNPGSATGAAPADRATMLTVEAADGDLDVTVREA
- a CDS encoding inositol monophosphatase family protein codes for the protein MPDDPAADAATLADTAVRAVEAGGAYLREAFENGGTPADYTAKDVKAEADREAERRVLDAIADEHPDHRISAEESGDYDGDGEYRWVVDALDGTNNFAAGIPTFGVAATACERTGRGGPENEPVATAVHVPVLDDTYVAERGNGVRYNGATAEVTDGTTLPPEKATVAMIIGPEVVSGGAERREWDAVADAVAEVPKRTVQTWAPVVYWGLLARGKLEGFVCYYPAEREQVAGSLLALEAGAVARAEGPLTVFGADREIRDALFDAATDAL
- a CDS encoding coenzyme F420-0:L-glutamate ligase codes for the protein MELFAVDGLPEVRPGDDVGELVAERVDLREGDVVCVSHSIVSKAEGRGADLDEFDPDPRARAIAERIGELAGEEKDPRFAQAVLEESAELLTEEPLMLAVTRFGHISVNAGIDRSNVPGSDLLLLPEDPSASAERISATLDAPVVVTDTSGRPFRQGQRGVALGWAGLPAARDWRGESDRDGRELGVTVEAVVDELAAAANLLTGEGDDGLPVVVIRDFEFGDHEPHDGLFRSPEGDYVRDALREWEYDKQRLRENSE
- a CDS encoding 5,10-methylenetetrahydromethanopterin reductase — translated: MRAIELTPERPVSTMAQLGATAESVGFDAAFVSHHYNNRDQFSALTAIAGETDGIDVGPGVANPYETHPVTLASRMATLDEYSGGRGVFGVGPGDASTLANLGIDPDSPLRRVLETFKVAQRLWDGERVDHDGTFEADDAGLNYDAGSIPVYVGAQGPHMTRMAAKHADGVLYNGAHPRDYAWASERVAEGLGERPDGRGDFDFAAYASVSVAEDGDAAREEARFPVAFVAGGAPPPVLERHDIDREAASEVGDAVSAGEFREAAGKVTDAMLDAFCIAGSPEEVADDIDAVLEYADSFVAASPLGPDAERAIELLGGMD